In a genomic window of Candidatus Competibacteraceae bacterium:
- the ampD gene encoding 1,6-anhydro-N-acetylmuramyl-L-alanine amidase AmpD: protein MRVDPATGLLDAARFLPSPNCDDRPEGAAVELLVVHGISLPPGVFGGPWIDALFANALDPAAHPYFQTIADLRVSTHLLIRRTGELVQYVPFHRRAWHAGESSYAGRGRCNDFSVGIELEGTDDLPYEDRQYRRLAAVIAALRLAYPTLQPDRLAGHSDIAPGRKTDPGPAFDWNRLHRLLGENTVS from the coding sequence ATGCGCGTCGACCCGGCCACGGGCTTGCTGGACGCGGCCCGGTTTCTGCCTTCGCCCAACTGCGACGACCGACCGGAGGGCGCAGCGGTCGAGTTGCTCGTCGTTCACGGGATCAGTCTGCCGCCCGGCGTCTTCGGCGGCCCCTGGATCGACGCCTTGTTCGCCAACGCGCTCGATCCGGCCGCTCATCCCTATTTTCAGACCATCGCGGACTTGCGGGTATCGACGCATCTGCTGATCCGTCGCACCGGCGAGTTGGTGCAATACGTCCCGTTCCACCGCCGGGCCTGGCACGCGGGCGAGTCGTCCTACGCCGGCCGCGGCCGCTGCAACGATTTCAGCGTCGGCATCGAATTGGAAGGGACCGACGACCTCCCCTACGAAGACCGCCAATACCGTCGGTTGGCGGCGGTGATTGCGGCGCTGCGGCTGGCCTATCCCACCCTTCAGCCGGATCGCTTGGCGGGGCATTCCGACATCGCGCCGGGCCGCAAGACCGATCCGGGTCCCGCGTTTGACTGGAACCGCCTGCATCGGCTGTTGGGCGAGAACACCGTCAGTTGA
- a CDS encoding EAL domain-containing protein: MELKPVRNEPLAAKIQRIDDLAEKLVYIKWSREFFVLLQRATQELLALARPRPEYQKLVLLAARLEEQIGECLDKGELPKGAQRERLIAVVDALCRSLPAIEGDAPAQNAEPGPNQLAEGFTTPLFSKWEKEEEWLPLTGNTQTAALEATVWLMAPESMSELARKLEQRGGFQVRLCAGLAEVRQMLAESQQPLALVIDLDFSTDNQAILQQISALRQLLPSDAPILFLADRGDITARLEAVEAGGSGYFIKPVDVPMLVETLDERLLGRSSHRILIVDDTLPSAREMARWLESRNMVTQVLAQPLQILQALRNFHPSLLVMSLDLKETDGLMLAQATQQHEQFRETPLILLSAQPDIAQRLTVAGLSGEVLLGKPLNQELLFAAVTKRLRQGRGLYRKFSQLSNRDTVSGLYNRPYFLTRLDRVLVATTANTQPVAVMLVTLNNLRAIESLDAAAADEIIEHAAKRLQATLGIDPIAARFGDAIFTVLLGFTSQEALIASARAVQASLETDPYRLHNGDFQLRISIGISIADPAKPEAALLIQQADLACGMARDSKDTRIHVHHTHATDQEADNPRQRKLLEEVREAVQQQRMNLLFQPIVSLRGDTTERYEVLLRMRNRDGWELLPETIFGLVKRHRIGMVLDRWVIAHSIRLLRDRRAHGRAAILFINISPTILQDEELFNWLQSGLLKTEVPASSLVFELAETTAEVNRQTLLPFLRRLKELGCGLSLDHFSGHERAQALVQALKIDYVKLDGRYAQDLHNDKARQQELAALARKLATQGVTTILTGIEDNTTLPVLWSCGIDYVQGFLLQRPHTDMSFDFERVVL; the protein is encoded by the coding sequence ATGGAATTGAAACCTGTCCGTAACGAACCGCTCGCCGCCAAAATTCAGCGCATCGATGATTTGGCCGAAAAGCTGGTTTACATCAAATGGAGTCGCGAGTTTTTCGTGCTGTTACAGCGCGCGACCCAGGAATTGCTCGCCCTGGCCCGGCCGCGGCCCGAGTACCAAAAGCTCGTCTTGTTGGCCGCGCGACTTGAAGAACAGATCGGTGAGTGCCTCGACAAGGGTGAGTTGCCCAAGGGCGCGCAACGAGAACGGTTGATCGCCGTGGTCGATGCGCTCTGCCGGTCGCTACCGGCGATCGAGGGCGACGCTCCGGCGCAGAACGCCGAACCGGGTCCCAACCAGCTGGCTGAAGGCTTCACCACCCCCTTATTTTCCAAGTGGGAAAAAGAAGAGGAATGGCTGCCGTTGACGGGCAACACGCAAACGGCGGCTTTGGAGGCCACCGTTTGGTTGATGGCGCCCGAATCCATGAGCGAACTGGCGCGCAAGCTCGAACAACGCGGCGGCTTTCAGGTCCGGCTGTGCGCCGGCCTGGCCGAAGTCCGGCAGATGCTGGCCGAATCCCAGCAACCCCTCGCGTTGGTCATCGACCTGGATTTCTCGACCGACAACCAAGCCATCCTGCAACAAATCAGCGCCCTGCGACAACTGCTGCCCTCGGATGCGCCGATCCTGTTCCTGGCCGACCGCGGCGATATCACCGCCCGGCTTGAAGCGGTGGAGGCGGGCGGGTCTGGCTATTTCATCAAGCCGGTGGACGTGCCGATGCTGGTGGAAACGCTGGACGAACGGCTCCTGGGCCGGTCCAGCCACCGCATTCTGATCGTCGATGACACCCTGCCGTCCGCCCGCGAGATGGCCCGCTGGCTGGAAAGCCGTAACATGGTGACCCAAGTGCTGGCTCAGCCGCTGCAAATCCTGCAAGCGCTGCGCAACTTCCATCCCAGCTTGTTGGTCATGAGCCTCGATTTGAAGGAAACCGACGGCTTGATGCTGGCGCAAGCCACCCAGCAACACGAGCAGTTTCGGGAAACGCCCCTGATTCTGCTGTCGGCGCAACCCGACATCGCCCAGCGTTTGACCGTCGCCGGTTTGAGCGGCGAAGTGTTGCTCGGCAAGCCTTTGAACCAGGAACTGTTGTTCGCGGCCGTCACCAAACGGCTGCGTCAGGGGCGCGGCCTGTATCGCAAGTTCAGCCAGCTCAGCAATCGGGATACCGTGAGCGGCTTGTACAACCGCCCGTATTTTCTCACTCGCTTGGATCGCGTTCTGGTCGCCACCACCGCCAACACCCAACCGGTGGCGGTCATGCTCGTGACCTTGAACAACCTGCGCGCCATCGAGAGCCTGGACGCGGCGGCGGCCGACGAGATCATCGAACACGCGGCCAAGCGCCTGCAAGCCACCTTGGGCATCGATCCGATCGCGGCCCGGTTCGGCGATGCCATCTTCACGGTGCTGTTGGGCTTTACCAGTCAGGAAGCGCTGATCGCCAGCGCCCGCGCCGTGCAAGCGAGCCTGGAAACCGATCCTTACCGGCTTCACAACGGCGACTTTCAACTGCGCATCAGCATCGGCATCAGCATCGCCGATCCGGCCAAACCGGAGGCCGCCCTGCTGATCCAGCAAGCCGACCTGGCCTGCGGGATGGCGCGGGACAGCAAGGATACCCGCATCCACGTTCACCACACCCACGCCACCGATCAGGAGGCGGACAACCCGCGCCAGCGCAAGCTGTTGGAAGAAGTTCGCGAGGCCGTGCAGCAGCAGCGGATGAACCTGCTGTTTCAGCCCATCGTCAGCCTGCGCGGCGACACCACGGAACGCTACGAAGTCCTGCTGCGGATGCGCAACCGCGACGGCTGGGAGCTGCTGCCGGAAACCATTTTCGGCTTGGTCAAGCGCCACCGTATCGGCATGGTGCTCGACCGCTGGGTCATCGCCCATTCGATTCGCTTGTTGCGCGACCGCCGGGCGCACGGGCGCGCGGCGATCCTGTTCATCAACATCTCTCCCACGATCCTGCAAGATGAGGAGCTGTTCAACTGGCTGCAAAGCGGTTTGCTCAAAACCGAGGTTCCGGCCTCCAGCCTGGTGTTCGAACTGGCCGAAACCACCGCCGAGGTCAACCGACAGACGCTGCTGCCGTTTCTGCGGCGTCTCAAGGAGCTGGGGTGCGGCCTTTCCCTGGATCACTTCAGCGGTCACGAACGGGCGCAAGCGCTCGTGCAGGCGTTAAAGATCGATTACGTGAAGCTGGACGGCCGCTACGCGCAGGATTTGCACAACGACAAAGCCCGCCAGCAAGAGCTGGCCGCGTTGGCTCGCAAGCTCGCCACCCAAGGCGTGACCACCATCCTTACCGGCATTGAGGACAACACCACGCTGCCGGTGTTGTGGTCATGCGGCATCGATTACGTCCAGGGCTTCCTGTTGCAGCGACCCCATACCGACATGAGCTTCGATTTCGAGCGGGTCGTGCTGTAA
- a CDS encoding class 1 fructose-bisphosphatase encodes MPIGTTITEFIIEEQRLIKGVSGDFTALVNDVVIACKAISSAVRYGSLVGVLGTADTDNIQGETQKKLDVISNNLFIKRNEWAGHVAALASEEMSDVYHLPPQYPRGKYLLVFDPLDGSSNTDVNGAVGTIFSILRRSKDAQGEPNEDDFLQPGDRQVCAGYALYGPSSMMVLTTGHGVNGFTLDQRIGEYILTNPNMKIPEQTKDFSINAAYTRFWDPPVRRYIDECLAGKEGPRGKDFNMRWAGAMIADVHRVLCQGGVFLYPTDRKLRAKNQEGKLRLMYEANPMSFIVEQAGGSASTGTQRIMELQPTSLHQRCPVILGSKNEVERIVSYHLEAQ; translated from the coding sequence ATGCCTATCGGTACGACCATCACTGAATTCATTATCGAAGAACAACGGTTGATCAAGGGCGTTTCCGGCGACTTCACCGCGCTGGTCAACGATGTCGTCATCGCCTGCAAGGCCATTTCCAGCGCCGTGCGCTACGGCAGCCTGGTCGGGGTGTTGGGCACCGCCGACACCGACAACATTCAAGGCGAAACCCAGAAAAAACTGGATGTCATTTCCAACAATCTCTTCATCAAACGCAATGAATGGGCCGGTCACGTCGCCGCCTTGGCGTCGGAAGAAATGAGCGACGTCTATCACCTGCCCCCTCAATATCCACGCGGGAAGTATCTGCTGGTCTTCGATCCATTGGACGGCTCCTCCAACACTGACGTCAACGGCGCGGTCGGCACCATCTTTTCCATCCTTCGCCGTTCCAAGGACGCTCAAGGCGAACCCAACGAGGATGATTTTCTACAGCCCGGCGACCGCCAGGTGTGCGCCGGTTACGCATTGTACGGACCCTCGTCGATGATGGTGCTGACCACCGGACACGGCGTCAACGGTTTCACGCTGGACCAGCGCATCGGCGAATACATCCTGACCAATCCCAACATGAAGATTCCCGAGCAAACCAAGGATTTCTCGATCAACGCGGCTTATACCCGCTTCTGGGATCCGCCGGTGCGCCGTTATATCGACGAATGTCTGGCCGGCAAGGAAGGCCCCCGCGGCAAGGACTTCAACATGCGCTGGGCCGGGGCGATGATCGCCGATGTCCACCGGGTTCTGTGTCAGGGTGGCGTGTTCCTGTATCCGACCGACCGCAAGCTGCGGGCCAAGAACCAAGAGGGCAAGCTGCGCCTGATGTATGAGGCCAATCCGATGAGCTTCATCGTGGAACAAGCCGGTGGCTCGGCCTCCACCGGCACCCAGCGCATTATGGAATTGCAGCCCACCAGCCTGCACCAGCGCTGCCCGGTCATCTTGGGTTCCAAGAATGAAGTCGAGCGAATCGTGTCTTATCATCTCGAAGCGCAGTAA
- a CDS encoding phasin family protein: protein MNDMPSTSFEPMKPLVAALVRTNQALVGQFEKWVELRLDSLRAYVDLGLAQTKIALMTTDAQSASEFADSQFAVLSFVGYRMMEDGRALADWGGDCFAQTNRLARENALGLLFKD from the coding sequence ATGAACGACATGCCTAGCACGAGTTTTGAACCGATGAAACCGCTCGTCGCCGCGCTGGTGCGAACCAATCAAGCGCTGGTCGGGCAGTTTGAGAAGTGGGTCGAGCTACGCCTGGATAGCCTGAGAGCTTATGTGGATTTAGGATTGGCGCAGACTAAGATCGCGCTGATGACGACCGATGCGCAAAGCGCGAGCGAATTCGCCGACAGTCAGTTTGCGGTATTGAGCTTTGTCGGTTATCGCATGATGGAAGACGGGCGCGCGCTGGCCGACTGGGGAGGGGACTGTTTCGCGCAAACCAATCGCTTGGCGCGGGAGAATGCGTTGGGCTTGCTGTTCAAGGACTGA
- a CDS encoding sel1 repeat family protein, with protein MPMWFKALVFLLLLGVAPSGRADYLAGMLAFARGDYLTALTEWRLPAEQGQTEAQFNLGVLYDGGLGVERDYRQAARWYERAAEQGHAKAQFNLAVLFANGLGVERNMEEAARWYRQAAIQDQIEAQFNLGVLYEDGTGVVQSDVAAAYWYRLAAYQGHTMAQNNLSILYASGRGMPQDLVAAYAWCALAAKHQNLKARSNRDRLAGRLTPQQLAEGEHMAAEFEKRYRSWPRD; from the coding sequence TTGCCGATGTGGTTCAAGGCGCTGGTCTTTTTGCTGTTGCTCGGTGTGGCGCCGTCGGGCCGGGCGGATTATCTGGCGGGGATGCTGGCCTTTGCCAGAGGGGACTATCTGACCGCGCTGACGGAATGGCGGCTACCGGCCGAACAGGGTCAGACTGAGGCGCAATTCAATCTGGGCGTCTTGTATGACGGCGGCCTGGGCGTGGAACGAGATTACCGGCAGGCGGCCCGTTGGTACGAGCGGGCCGCCGAACAGGGCCACGCCAAGGCCCAGTTCAACTTGGCGGTGCTGTTCGCCAATGGGCTAGGGGTCGAGCGAAACATGGAGGAAGCCGCGCGCTGGTACCGGCAGGCGGCGATCCAGGATCAGATTGAAGCCCAGTTCAATCTGGGCGTGCTGTATGAAGATGGCACCGGAGTGGTGCAAAGCGATGTGGCCGCCGCGTACTGGTACCGGCTGGCCGCCTACCAGGGGCATACCATGGCGCAGAACAACCTCAGCATCCTGTATGCCAGCGGGCGGGGGATGCCTCAGGATCTGGTGGCTGCCTATGCGTGGTGCGCGCTGGCGGCGAAGCATCAAAATCTCAAGGCGCGCTCGAACCGCGACCGGCTCGCCGGGCGCCTGACCCCGCAACAATTAGCCGAAGGGGAACACATGGCTGCCGAGTTTGAAAAACGCTACCGGAGCTGGCCTCGGGACTGA
- a CDS encoding SirB2 family protein: MYLALKHLHITAVVLSFGLFALRGLWMLVDSPQRQRRWVRIVPHAIDTVLLASALGLVAILHQYPFVQGWLTAKVLGLIAYIMLGSIALKRGATKAVRATALVAASLVFGYIVSVALTRSPLGVGSW, translated from the coding sequence ATGTATCTCGCCCTCAAACACCTGCACATCACCGCCGTCGTTTTGAGTTTCGGCCTGTTCGCACTGCGTGGGCTCTGGATGCTGGTCGACTCGCCGCAACGACAACGGCGTTGGGTTCGAATCGTACCTCACGCGATCGACACCGTGCTGCTGGCGAGCGCTCTCGGGCTGGTCGCGATCCTTCACCAATATCCGTTCGTGCAGGGCTGGCTGACCGCCAAGGTTTTGGGATTGATCGCCTACATCATGCTGGGCAGCATCGCCCTGAAGCGCGGCGCCACCAAAGCCGTTCGCGCCACGGCCTTGGTCGCCGCCTCGCTCGTCTTTGGCTATATCGTCAGCGTCGCCTTGACACGCTCGCCGCTGGGCGTTGGGTCGTGGTGA
- a CDS encoding DUF4280 domain-containing protein, with the protein MSMHVCNGAVLKCMFAVPPGISTLVVLPQNRTMTGSQPAANIMDNKPMVNIMPFGMCISPTNPAFVAATAAAFGVPTPVPCTPLTPAPWLTGAPTVMLGNLPALNNTSVLACTLGLPGCITILAPGQFTEQIP; encoded by the coding sequence ATGTCCATGCACGTTTGTAACGGCGCCGTGTTGAAATGCATGTTCGCTGTGCCGCCGGGGATCAGTACGCTGGTCGTATTACCGCAAAACCGGACGATGACCGGCAGCCAGCCGGCGGCTAATATCATGGACAACAAGCCGATGGTCAACATCATGCCTTTCGGGATGTGCATATCGCCGACCAATCCGGCTTTCGTGGCGGCGACCGCGGCGGCTTTCGGGGTGCCGACGCCGGTTCCGTGCACGCCGCTGACGCCCGCGCCGTGGCTAACGGGAGCGCCGACGGTCATGCTGGGCAACCTGCCGGCGTTGAACAACACCTCCGTGCTGGCATGTACTCTCGGTCTTCCGGGGTGCATCACCATCCTGGCTCCGGGGCAGTTTACCGAGCAGATCCCTTGA
- the hrpB gene encoding ATP-dependent helicase HrpB has protein sequence MAALPIEAALPAIIATLNDSPALVLQAPPGAGKTTRVPLALLHAPWLAGKNILLLEPRRLAARAAAARMATLLSEPLGQTVGYRTRFDSRMSRQTRIEVLTEGILTRRLQRDPDLDDVGLVIFDEFHERSLHADLALALCLDSQRGLREDLRLLVMSATLDGEAVARLLGSAPPITSEGRAHPVTLRYLPRDPDGLDLNAVVRAVLDALARESGDVLVFLPGGGEIRQTLRRLQAEFTPLSLSLHPLYGDLPDADQQRAIQPDPHGRRKIVLATSIAETSLTIEGIGAVVDAGWTRAPRFDPRSGLTRLETARVSADAAEQRAGRAGRLGPGVCYRLWSEATQTRLRPRRVAEILEADLAPLALELAQWGTNDALMLAWLDPPPPGALAQARDLLTELAALDARGCITPVGRELAALPTHPRLAHLLWRGVALGLGKTAADLAAFLEERDPLRGEHPFGSDITVRLDALNAFRQHGRDGASRWGADPSACARIEQAARRWRQLLKLVEDDPTAPEPLAVGLLLALAYPDRVAKKRDGGNGRYRLANGRGARLAAGDPLGKHDWLVAAQLDAGTSEGRIWLAAPVEPTDLEKQLASRLQTFDEVYWDDRQAAVSACRERRLGELALASAPLRDPAPERLRRAMLAGVRQLGLDSLPWTVEVRDWQARLLSLRHWFPHDGWPDLSDAWLSEHLADWLEPWLDGITRREHLQRLDLAAGLAGLLEPNQRARLNALAPTHLPVPSGSRIRLRYQPGEPPVLAVKLQELFGLADTPRVAEGRVPATLHLLSPAQRPIQVTQDLRGFWERTYPEVKKELKGRYPKHPWPDDPWTAVPTRRARPFKGSAR, from the coding sequence ATGGCGGCTCTACCCATCGAAGCGGCGCTGCCGGCCATTATCGCCACCTTGAACGACAGTCCCGCCCTGGTGTTGCAAGCTCCACCGGGCGCGGGAAAAACCACCCGAGTCCCGTTGGCCTTGTTGCACGCACCGTGGTTGGCCGGCAAAAACATTTTGTTGCTGGAGCCACGGCGGCTGGCGGCGCGAGCGGCGGCGGCGCGCATGGCGACCTTACTGAGCGAACCCCTCGGCCAGACCGTCGGTTATCGCACGCGCTTCGACAGCCGGATGTCGCGGCAAACCCGCATCGAGGTGTTGACCGAAGGTATCCTGACTCGCCGCTTGCAGCGCGATCCGGACCTGGACGACGTGGGCTTGGTGATCTTCGATGAATTCCACGAGCGCAGCCTGCACGCCGATCTGGCGCTGGCGCTGTGCCTGGACAGCCAGCGTGGCCTGCGGGAAGACCTGCGCCTGCTGGTGATGTCGGCCACCCTAGACGGCGAAGCGGTCGCCCGGTTGCTGGGAAGCGCGCCGCCCATCACTAGCGAGGGGCGCGCCCATCCGGTGACGTTGCGCTATCTGCCGCGCGATCCCGACGGCCTCGACCTCAACGCCGTGGTTCGGGCCGTGCTGGACGCCTTGGCTCGGGAGTCGGGCGATGTGCTGGTTTTCCTGCCGGGCGGCGGCGAAATTCGCCAGACCCTACGCCGGCTACAAGCGGAATTCACCCCCCTTAGTCTATCTTTGCACCCGCTGTACGGTGATTTGCCCGATGCCGACCAACAGCGCGCGATCCAACCCGATCCGCACGGGCGGCGCAAGATCGTCCTGGCGACCTCAATCGCCGAAACCAGCCTGACCATTGAGGGAATCGGCGCGGTCGTCGATGCCGGCTGGACCCGCGCGCCGCGCTTCGATCCCCGCAGCGGCTTGACCCGCCTGGAAACCGCGCGGGTTTCGGCCGATGCCGCCGAGCAACGGGCCGGACGAGCCGGGCGGCTGGGACCGGGCGTCTGCTATCGGCTGTGGAGCGAGGCCACTCAAACCCGGTTACGACCGCGCCGGGTCGCGGAAATCCTGGAAGCCGATCTGGCCCCGCTAGCGCTCGAACTGGCGCAATGGGGGACGAATGATGCGCTGATGCTGGCTTGGCTCGATCCACCGCCACCCGGCGCGTTGGCCCAGGCGCGAGATCTGCTGACCGAGTTGGCTGCGCTGGATGCGCGGGGCTGCATCACGCCGGTCGGGCGGGAACTGGCCGCCTTACCGACCCATCCGCGACTGGCGCATTTGCTCTGGCGCGGCGTGGCGCTCGGCCTGGGAAAAACCGCCGCCGATCTGGCGGCCTTTTTGGAAGAGCGCGATCCGCTGCGCGGCGAGCATCCCTTTGGCAGCGATATCACGGTGCGGCTAGATGCTTTGAACGCCTTTCGCCAGCACGGTCGCGACGGGGCAAGCCGCTGGGGAGCCGACCCGTCCGCCTGCGCTCGTATCGAACAGGCGGCGCGGCGCTGGCGCCAGTTGCTGAAGCTGGTGGAGGACGATCCAACCGCGCCAGAACCGCTTGCGGTCGGCCTGTTGCTGGCGCTGGCGTATCCCGATCGGGTCGCGAAAAAACGCGACGGCGGCAACGGCCGTTACCGGTTGGCCAACGGCCGCGGCGCGCGGCTGGCGGCGGGCGATCCGCTCGGCAAGCATGATTGGCTGGTCGCGGCGCAGCTGGACGCCGGCACCAGCGAAGGTCGCATCTGGTTGGCCGCGCCGGTCGAACCGACCGATCTGGAAAAGCAGCTTGCCTCCCGCTTGCAAACCTTCGACGAGGTCTATTGGGACGACCGTCAGGCGGCGGTCAGCGCCTGTCGGGAACGGCGGTTGGGCGAGCTGGCGTTGGCCAGCGCGCCGTTGCGCGATCCCGCGCCCGAACGGCTGCGGCGGGCGATGCTGGCGGGCGTGCGCCAACTGGGGCTCGACAGCCTGCCGTGGACCGTCGAAGTGCGAGACTGGCAGGCACGGCTTCTGTCGCTGCGACACTGGTTTCCGCACGACGGCTGGCCCGACTTATCCGACGCATGGCTGAGCGAGCATCTGGCGGACTGGCTGGAACCCTGGCTGGACGGCATCACCCGGCGCGAGCACTTGCAGCGGCTGGATTTGGCGGCGGGGTTAGCTGGTCTGCTCGAACCGAACCAGCGGGCTCGACTGAACGCGCTGGCTCCGACCCACCTGCCAGTGCCCAGCGGCTCCCGAATCCGGCTGCGCTACCAGCCGGGCGAACCGCCGGTGCTAGCGGTGAAGTTGCAGGAGCTGTTCGGGCTGGCCGACACGCCTCGCGTCGCCGAAGGTCGGGTTCCGGCGACTCTGCATCTCCTATCGCCGGCTCAGCGACCGATTCAGGTCACTCAGGACTTGCGCGGTTTCTGGGAGCGCACCTATCCCGAAGTGAAGAAGGAGCTGAAAGGCCGCTATCCCAAACACCCTTGGCCGGACGACCCCTGGACGGCGGTCCCGACCCGACGCGCGCGACCGTTCAAGGGATCTGCTCGGTAA
- a CDS encoding DUF2173 family protein, translated as MSIVTDLLAKPGVVAAGEYAYRGDRFSYRGALSENHARMASIMCRATTMSVNMEASMVEALQPLSGLLPARGWLVHGPEYTVCVVANVFCLLENSKGSINDLVGFMCHALANIPSDMI; from the coding sequence ATGAGCATTGTGACCGATCTGCTGGCCAAGCCCGGCGTCGTTGCCGCCGGCGAATACGCCTATCGGGGCGACCGATTTTCCTACCGAGGCGCGTTGAGCGAAAACCACGCCCGCATGGCCTCCATCATGTGTCGCGCCACCACCATGAGCGTCAACATGGAAGCCAGCATGGTGGAAGCCTTGCAACCACTTAGCGGTCTGCTGCCGGCGCGCGGTTGGCTGGTGCACGGCCCCGAATACACGGTTTGCGTGGTGGCCAATGTTTTTTGCCTGCTGGAGAACAGCAAGGGCTCGATCAACGATCTCGTCGGATTCATGTGCCACGCGTTGGCCAACATCCCCTCCGATATGATCTGA
- a CDS encoding DUF2173 family protein gives MKLPGAMAAFEFRGSGEMLEHRIAHADRINESTLDLLAHMCAANLSIATMQARGWEKVTGMVGFYPVQQFTLIGFDWSVVVSGLQREQYKQAGKFSLPPFMGVVLANEAADYEAAFAILERKEPVQ, from the coding sequence ATGAAATTGCCAGGCGCGATGGCCGCCTTCGAATTTCGCGGCAGCGGCGAAATGCTGGAACACCGCATCGCTCACGCGGACCGGATCAACGAATCCACGCTCGATCTGCTGGCGCACATGTGCGCGGCCAACCTGAGCATCGCCACCATGCAGGCGCGCGGCTGGGAGAAAGTCACCGGCATGGTGGGCTTTTATCCGGTCCAGCAATTTACTCTAATCGGCTTCGATTGGTCGGTGGTGGTGAGCGGCTTGCAGCGCGAGCAGTACAAGCAGGCCGGCAAATTCAGTCTGCCGCCGTTCATGGGAGTGGTGTTGGCCAATGAAGCGGCCGATTACGAAGCCGCGTTTGCGATCCTGGAAAGAAAGGAGCCGGTGCAATGA
- a CDS encoding DUF2173 family protein, translated as MIRRLLALDGVNVVCHFRDDGYLIEGYGLMSHNDMGRLAQFARDYRRIAQGNADQLAMFSGMKGWTPPHGWIIRGVTQSLCGVANLVCVVDSSGAPLNEILLELREVSHW; from the coding sequence ATGATCCGGCGGTTGCTGGCTCTGGACGGCGTCAATGTGGTTTGCCATTTCCGCGATGACGGTTACCTGATTGAAGGGTACGGCCTGATGAGCCACAACGACATGGGCCGGCTGGCGCAATTCGCGCGCGATTACCGGCGGATCGCTCAGGGCAACGCCGATCAACTGGCGATGTTCAGCGGCATGAAAGGGTGGACGCCGCCGCACGGCTGGATTATTCGCGGCGTGACCCAATCGCTGTGCGGTGTCGCCAATCTGGTTTGCGTGGTCGACAGCAGCGGTGCGCCCCTGAACGAAATTCTGCTGGAATTGCGCGAAGTATCACATTGGTAG